From one Desmospora activa DSM 45169 genomic stretch:
- the uvrB gene encoding excinuclease ABC subunit UvrB: MTTKPVFRMVSEFEPRGDQPGAIKMLTAGVKTGQKYQTLLGATGTGKTFTIAHTIARVGRPALVVAPNKTLAAQLCGELKEFFPEHAVEYFVSYYDYYQPEAYVPQTDTYIEKDASINDEIDKLRHSATSALFERDDVIIVASVSCIYGLGSPEEYREQVLSLRVGMERDRNSVLRDLVDIQYERNDMNFIRGTFRVRGDVLEIFPASHGEQAVRVEFFGDEIDRIREIDVLTGEIVGDREHIAIFPASHYVTRETVLQRALKDIEDELEERLKSLHEAGKLLEAQRLEQRTRYDMEMMREMGFCSGIENYSRHLVGKKVGEPPFTLLDYFPDDFLMIIDESHVTVPQIGAMYKGDRARKEMLVEHGFRLPSAKDNRPLKFEEFEQRINQLIFVSATPGPYELEHAPNVVEQIIRPTGLIDPKVHVKPIKGQIDDLIGQIHQRLKRDERVLVTTLTKKMAEDLTDYLKEAGIKVQYLHSDIKTIERMQILRNLRLGEFDVLVGINLLREGLDLPEVSLVAILDADKEGFLRGERSLIQTIGRAARNVNGEVIMYADTMTDSMKKAIEETERRRDIQIAHNEKHGIQPATVKKAVRSVIEATKVAEETEEYQVAPNMAKMGKKERANMVARLEKEMKQAAKDLQFERAAELRDMIIELKAEGA, from the coding sequence ATGACGACAAAACCGGTTTTTCGAATGGTGTCGGAATTTGAGCCGCGTGGCGATCAACCCGGTGCGATTAAAATGCTGACCGCTGGGGTGAAAACCGGGCAAAAGTACCAAACGCTGTTAGGGGCGACGGGAACAGGGAAAACCTTCACTATCGCACATACCATCGCCCGGGTGGGAAGACCCGCACTGGTGGTTGCTCCCAATAAAACATTAGCGGCGCAATTGTGTGGAGAGCTGAAGGAATTCTTCCCGGAACATGCCGTCGAGTATTTTGTCAGTTATTACGACTATTATCAACCGGAGGCCTATGTGCCGCAGACGGATACCTATATTGAAAAAGATGCATCCATCAACGATGAAATCGATAAACTGCGCCACTCTGCTACCAGTGCCCTGTTTGAGCGGGATGATGTGATTATCGTCGCCAGCGTCTCCTGCATCTATGGCTTGGGTTCTCCGGAGGAGTACCGCGAACAAGTCCTATCTTTGCGTGTTGGCATGGAGCGGGACCGTAATTCGGTCTTGCGCGATTTGGTGGATATCCAATATGAACGCAACGATATGAACTTTATCCGCGGTACCTTTCGCGTTCGTGGAGATGTGTTGGAGATTTTCCCCGCTTCCCACGGTGAACAGGCGGTGCGAGTGGAATTTTTTGGAGATGAAATTGACCGCATCCGCGAGATCGATGTACTTACCGGCGAAATTGTGGGCGATCGCGAGCATATCGCCATTTTTCCCGCTTCTCACTATGTGACGCGAGAAACAGTGCTGCAGCGGGCGTTAAAAGATATTGAAGACGAACTGGAGGAGCGGCTGAAATCACTTCATGAGGCGGGCAAGCTGTTGGAAGCGCAACGTCTGGAGCAACGGACCCGCTACGATATGGAGATGATGCGGGAAATGGGCTTCTGTTCCGGCATTGAAAACTACTCCCGTCACCTGGTTGGCAAAAAGGTGGGCGAGCCACCCTTTACGCTGTTGGACTATTTTCCCGATGATTTTCTGATGATCATCGATGAGTCCCATGTGACCGTTCCTCAGATCGGAGCGATGTACAAAGGAGACCGTGCCCGCAAAGAGATGTTGGTGGAGCACGGGTTTCGCTTGCCCTCGGCCAAGGACAACCGTCCGCTCAAATTTGAGGAGTTTGAACAGCGGATCAATCAACTGATTTTTGTCTCCGCCACTCCCGGCCCCTATGAACTGGAGCATGCGCCGAATGTGGTGGAGCAGATTATTCGTCCGACGGGGTTGATTGACCCCAAAGTCCATGTGAAGCCAATCAAGGGACAGATCGACGATTTGATCGGTCAGATCCATCAACGGCTAAAACGAGACGAACGGGTGTTGGTGACCACCCTTACCAAAAAGATGGCGGAGGATTTAACCGATTATCTGAAGGAAGCGGGTATTAAGGTGCAGTATCTGCACTCGGACATCAAGACGATTGAGCGGATGCAGATCTTGCGCAACCTGCGTTTGGGTGAGTTTGATGTATTGGTGGGAATCAACCTGCTGCGGGAAGGGTTGGACCTGCCTGAAGTTTCGCTGGTCGCCATTTTGGATGCTGATAAAGAAGGATTTTTGCGCGGAGAACGTTCCCTTATCCAGACGATCGGCCGTGCCGCCCGTAATGTGAATGGGGAAGTAATTATGTACGCCGACACGATGACGGACTCCATGAAAAAAGCGATCGAGGAAACCGAGCGGCGTCGGGACATTCAGATTGCCCACAACGAGAAACACGGCATCCAACCGGCAACGGTGAAAAAAGCGGTACGAAGTGTGATTGAAGCGACTAAGGTGGCGGAAGAAACGGAAGAGTATCAGGTTGCCCCCAATATGGCCAAAATGGGAAAGAAGGAACGGGCCAACATGGTTGCACGCCTGGAAAAAGAGATGAAGCAAGCGGCCAAAGACTTGCAGTTTGAGCGAGCGGCTGAACTGCGCGATATGATTATCGAACTAAAAGCGGAGGGAGCATAA
- a CDS encoding PDZ domain-containing protein: protein METFWGEWKDAWIQMLLHPLWLGAVFLVAWQFVWKSLREKRTFSRRLSPPTPQFLMSLLWGIVAGGLLTPAFLWFPLSIHWIEVFWMWGMILILSCFRLRFACLAYSAGLLSLISLSWRTIGEPATLGTDNAIWNALYYLSVEDWMMVVVGLHLLEWLLVRVDGRSGSTPIYVKKGEEVLGGYRLQKIWPFPLLVPSPAGIIPLPVVAGFSRINLSRHPEQQKRRSSTLLLLYALILTNLMILSLWWEPCWWLTAVFAVLGHEALYLMGLQREKRRKLRYQAVVDGVKIWVVLPETPAASMGLKPGDTLLRVNNQVTRSEPELKAAIRQSAAFAKLELKDEHGEIKLAQTPVYEGAPPLLGIVPAPETDADALADTNNKNPAMPPIQARL, encoded by the coding sequence ATGGAAACCTTCTGGGGAGAATGGAAGGACGCTTGGATACAGATGTTGCTGCATCCATTGTGGTTGGGGGCCGTTTTTTTAGTTGCCTGGCAATTCGTTTGGAAAAGCTTACGGGAAAAGCGCACATTTAGTCGGCGACTTAGTCCACCCACCCCGCAATTTTTGATGAGTTTATTATGGGGCATCGTGGCAGGGGGACTGCTAACACCTGCCTTTTTGTGGTTTCCGTTGTCGATTCATTGGATTGAAGTGTTTTGGATGTGGGGGATGATTTTGATCTTAAGTTGTTTTCGGCTGCGGTTTGCCTGTTTGGCTTATAGTGCAGGCCTGCTTTCCCTGATCAGTCTTTCTTGGCGAACGATCGGAGAGCCTGCGACGTTGGGAACCGACAATGCGATTTGGAATGCGCTCTATTATTTATCTGTAGAGGATTGGATGATGGTCGTGGTGGGTCTCCATCTGTTGGAGTGGTTGTTGGTACGGGTGGACGGCCGCTCGGGAAGTACCCCTATCTATGTAAAAAAAGGAGAGGAAGTGTTGGGGGGGTATCGTTTGCAAAAAATCTGGCCGTTTCCCTTATTGGTCCCTTCACCGGCAGGTATTATCCCTCTACCGGTAGTAGCCGGGTTCTCCCGCATCAATTTGTCCCGCCATCCGGAACAACAAAAACGCCGTTCCTCCACACTTCTTTTGTTGTATGCCCTTATTTTGACGAACTTGATGATCCTCTCGTTGTGGTGGGAACCCTGTTGGTGGTTGACGGCGGTTTTTGCCGTTTTGGGCCATGAAGCCCTCTACTTGATGGGCCTACAGCGGGAAAAAAGACGAAAACTTCGCTATCAAGCGGTTGTAGATGGGGTAAAGATCTGGGTGGTGCTACCTGAAACTCCGGCCGCCTCCATGGGATTAAAACCGGGGGATACGTTGCTCCGGGTCAACAACCAAGTGACACGAAGCGAACCGGAGCTAAAGGCGGCCATCCGTCAGTCGGCGGCTTTTGCCAAATTGGAGCTAAAAGATGAACACGGTGAGATTAAATTGGCTCAAACTCCGGTTTACGAGGGTGCTCCTCCGTTGTTGGGGATTGTGCCGGCACCAGAAACCGATGCCGATGCCTTAGCCGATACCAACAACAAAAATCCCGCTATGCCACCGATACAAGCCAGATTGTGA
- the uvrA gene encoding excinuclease ABC subunit UvrA, with product MSQEHIVIRGARVHNLKEVDVTIPRDRFVVLTGLSGSGKSSLAFDTIYAEGQRRYVESLSAYARQFLGQMDKPDVDAIEGLSPAISIDQKTTSRNPRSTVGTVTEIYDYLRLLFARVGRPTCPEHGIEISSQTVQQMTDRVLELPERTRIQVLAPMVSGRKGEHVKLLEEIRKQGFVRVRVDGEIRDLSEQIELEKNKKHTIEVVVDRIVMKPGIETRLTDSLETALGLAGGTVLVDVMDGEELLFSQNLACPECGFSLDDLSPRMFSFNNPFGACPTCDGLGSRMELDPDLLIPDPGKTLLEGAIEPWEGKTSAYYPQLLKSACQYYGIKMDVPFKKLPKKERDIIMKGTQDRIPFRYESDGEMKEVKVRFEGVLRNLERRFRETGSDAVREFIENYMSHKACPTCEGTRLRKESLSVLLGGRNVAYVTNLSVQEAREYIQGLQLSEKEMTIGRQILKEIDSRLGFLINVGLNYLTLNRAAGTLSGGEAQRIRLATQIGSKLMGVLYILDEPSIGLHQRDNTRLIETLEQMRDLGNTLIVVEHDEDTMLAADHIIDVGPGAGSHGGRIVAEGSPTALMEMEHSLTGQYLSGRKFIPLPEERRQPNGKWVEVRGAKENNLKQVDVNIPLGAFTCVTGVSGSGKSTLINGILHKSLARELHKSKVVPGAHDEIRGLDHLDKVIDIDQSPIGRTPRSNPATYTSLFDDVRDVFASTQESKVRGYKKGRFSFNVKGGRCEACRGDGIIKIEMHFLPDVYVPCEECEGKRYNRDTLDIKYKGKNIADVLEMRVEEALDFFKNIPRINRKLQTLYDVGLGYVKLGQPATTLSGGEAQRVKLASELYKRSNGRTLYILDEPTTGLHIDDIARLLKVLQRLVENGDSVLVIEHNLDVIKTADYLIDLGPEGGDAGGQIVATGTPEEVANVSVSHTGRYLKPILERDRERMERYYRELEEKISATS from the coding sequence GTGTCACAAGAACATATCGTGATTCGCGGTGCCCGTGTGCACAATTTAAAAGAAGTGGATGTTACTATTCCTCGCGACCGTTTTGTCGTGTTGACGGGATTGTCCGGTTCCGGCAAATCCTCCCTCGCTTTTGACACCATTTATGCTGAGGGACAGCGACGTTATGTTGAATCCCTCTCTGCCTATGCTCGCCAATTTTTGGGGCAGATGGACAAGCCGGATGTGGACGCGATCGAAGGCCTCTCACCGGCAATCTCCATCGACCAGAAAACGACTAGTCGCAATCCTCGCTCCACCGTTGGTACGGTGACGGAGATTTATGATTATCTGCGTCTTCTATTTGCACGGGTGGGACGTCCCACTTGTCCGGAGCACGGAATCGAGATTTCCTCCCAAACGGTACAGCAGATGACGGATCGGGTGTTGGAGCTGCCGGAGCGAACCCGCATCCAGGTGCTGGCCCCGATGGTGAGCGGACGGAAGGGAGAGCACGTTAAGCTGCTGGAAGAGATCCGTAAGCAAGGCTTTGTCCGTGTGCGGGTGGATGGAGAGATTCGGGATTTATCGGAGCAAATTGAACTGGAGAAAAATAAGAAGCATACGATTGAAGTGGTTGTCGATCGGATTGTGATGAAGCCGGGGATTGAGACGAGGTTGACGGACTCTCTGGAGACAGCCCTAGGGTTGGCAGGGGGGACTGTTTTGGTTGATGTGATGGATGGAGAGGAACTCTTATTTAGCCAAAACTTGGCTTGCCCGGAGTGCGGCTTCAGCTTGGATGATCTTTCGCCGCGCATGTTTTCCTTTAACAACCCTTTTGGCGCCTGTCCCACCTGCGACGGTTTAGGCAGCCGCATGGAATTAGACCCTGACTTGCTTATTCCCGATCCCGGAAAAACCTTGCTAGAAGGCGCGATTGAGCCGTGGGAGGGAAAAACCAGCGCTTATTATCCACAATTGTTAAAATCGGCTTGTCAATACTACGGCATCAAGATGGATGTTCCCTTTAAAAAGTTACCGAAAAAAGAGCGGGATATCATTATGAAGGGAACTCAAGACCGCATTCCCTTTCGCTATGAAAGCGATGGAGAGATGAAAGAAGTAAAGGTACGCTTTGAAGGGGTACTGCGAAACTTGGAGCGCCGCTTTCGTGAAACAGGATCGGATGCAGTGCGGGAGTTTATTGAAAACTATATGAGCCATAAAGCATGCCCCACCTGTGAAGGGACACGCTTGCGCAAGGAAAGCTTGAGCGTGCTTCTCGGCGGGCGCAATGTCGCTTATGTGACCAACCTTTCCGTCCAGGAGGCACGGGAATATATTCAGGGATTGCAACTGAGCGAAAAAGAGATGACCATTGGACGGCAGATTCTCAAGGAGATCGATAGCCGGCTCGGTTTTCTGATCAATGTGGGGCTCAACTATCTCACCCTCAACCGCGCTGCGGGAACGCTCTCCGGCGGAGAGGCGCAACGGATTCGGCTGGCGACCCAGATCGGATCTAAGCTGATGGGTGTTCTCTATATTTTGGATGAGCCCAGCATCGGTCTGCATCAACGGGACAATACCCGTCTGATTGAGACGTTGGAACAGATGCGTGACTTGGGCAATACCTTGATCGTGGTGGAACACGATGAGGATACCATGTTGGCTGCTGACCACATCATTGATGTGGGGCCGGGTGCCGGTTCCCATGGGGGACGCATTGTCGCTGAAGGTTCCCCCACTGCATTGATGGAAATGGAGCACTCCCTCACCGGACAGTATCTATCCGGCCGTAAATTTATCCCCCTGCCGGAGGAGAGAAGGCAACCCAACGGCAAGTGGGTAGAGGTTCGCGGCGCCAAGGAGAACAACCTAAAACAGGTGGATGTTAATATTCCCTTAGGCGCTTTCACTTGTGTTACCGGTGTTTCCGGTTCCGGCAAGAGCACGTTGATCAACGGGATTTTGCACAAGTCGCTGGCGCGGGAGCTGCATAAATCCAAAGTGGTTCCCGGTGCCCATGATGAGATTCGGGGATTGGATCATTTGGATAAGGTGATCGATATCGATCAGTCTCCCATCGGCCGCACCCCGCGCTCCAATCCGGCTACTTACACCAGTCTGTTTGATGATGTGCGGGATGTGTTTGCATCCACCCAAGAATCCAAGGTGCGCGGCTATAAAAAAGGGCGCTTCAGTTTTAACGTCAAAGGTGGCCGCTGTGAAGCCTGCCGTGGGGACGGCATTATCAAGATCGAGATGCACTTTCTACCCGATGTGTATGTCCCCTGCGAGGAATGTGAAGGAAAGCGGTATAATCGTGACACCCTGGATATAAAGTACAAAGGAAAAAACATCGCCGATGTATTGGAAATGCGGGTAGAGGAAGCCCTCGATTTCTTTAAAAATATTCCACGCATCAACCGCAAACTACAAACCTTGTACGATGTGGGTTTAGGTTATGTGAAGCTAGGCCAACCGGCTACCACCCTTTCCGGCGGTGAAGCGCAACGGGTAAAATTGGCATCGGAGCTGTACAAGCGTTCCAATGGACGCACCCTCTATATTTTGGATGAGCCCACCACCGGCCTTCATATCGACGATATCGCCCGTCTGTTGAAGGTACTCCAGCGCTTAGTGGAAAACGGGGATTCGGTCTTAGTGATTGAGCACAATCTGGATGTGATCAAAACAGCGGATTACCTGATCGATCTCGGCCCTGAAGGAGGGGACGCTGGCGGTCAAATTGTGGCTACTGGCACACCGGAAGAAGTGGCCAACGTGAGCGTTTCCCATACCGGTCGCTATCTAAAGCCGATCCTGGAACGGGATCGCGAACGGATGGAGCGCTATTACCGCGAGCTGGAGGAGAAGATTTCTGCTACGTCGTGA
- a CDS encoding murein hydrolase activator EnvC family protein — MKRKWLVGLTALSLAMTLLMPGPVFADEIDKKKEDIKERDKEIQQLEKEKEEKEQDLQSVLTDLEKRKKELTRLNQEVYDTEQQLKQKEKDLEETEKQLEERQRQFKQRVRTIYQQGEMFYLEALIQSQSVDEFVSKLDFIRQVAKQDRNLIDGYEQDRKTLTQQKKEIEELLAEQKEKSRQAQSLHDNLTAEYKKYEKELSKLAKEQENLEEINENEREKVRELVRKRQLERQRKEPSSAKYDGGKFLWPVKGAPVTSTYGMRYHPVRKENRMHTGIDLAAPIGTPIQAAAAGNVIEARPAPGYGYIIVIDHGGGLSTLYAHMYTQGVKVKVGQQVSKGDVIAEVGNNGWSTGPHLHLEVLKNGNHTNPMPYFKG; from the coding sequence GTGAAACGAAAGTGGCTCGTTGGGCTCACGGCACTGTCGTTAGCGATGACCCTCCTTATGCCCGGTCCGGTATTTGCGGACGAGATCGACAAGAAGAAAGAAGACATCAAAGAGCGGGACAAGGAGATCCAACAGCTTGAAAAAGAAAAGGAAGAGAAAGAACAGGATCTTCAATCAGTACTGACCGACTTAGAGAAACGAAAAAAAGAGCTGACTCGATTAAATCAAGAAGTGTACGATACTGAGCAGCAGCTTAAACAGAAAGAGAAAGACCTGGAAGAAACAGAGAAACAATTGGAGGAACGACAACGGCAGTTTAAGCAGCGGGTTCGAACGATTTATCAACAGGGTGAAATGTTTTACCTGGAAGCCCTGATCCAATCACAAAGCGTCGATGAATTTGTGAGTAAGCTGGATTTTATCCGGCAGGTGGCAAAACAGGATCGCAATCTTATTGACGGCTATGAACAGGATCGTAAAACCTTAACCCAACAAAAAAAAGAGATAGAAGAGTTGTTGGCCGAACAAAAAGAGAAGAGCCGACAAGCACAAAGTCTTCACGACAATCTGACGGCGGAGTATAAAAAGTACGAAAAAGAGCTGAGCAAACTCGCAAAAGAACAGGAAAACCTGGAAGAGATCAATGAAAACGAACGGGAAAAAGTCCGCGAGCTGGTTCGTAAACGGCAACTGGAACGGCAGCGAAAAGAGCCTTCATCAGCCAAATACGACGGTGGCAAGTTTTTGTGGCCGGTTAAGGGAGCTCCTGTAACCTCAACCTACGGCATGCGTTACCACCCCGTTCGCAAGGAAAACCGGATGCATACTGGCATTGATTTGGCGGCTCCGATTGGAACGCCAATCCAGGCGGCGGCTGCAGGGAATGTGATTGAGGCACGCCCCGCACCGGGATATGGGTATATCATTGTTATTGATCACGGTGGTGGTTTATCCACCCTGTATGCCCATATGTATACCCAAGGGGTAAAAGTAAAAGTTGGCCAGCAAGTCTCCAAAGGCGATGTAATCGCTGAGGTGGGAAACAACGGCTGGTCGACTGGCCCCCATTTGCATTTGGAAGTGTTGAAAAACGGGAACCATACCAACCCGATGCCTTATTTTAAAGGGTAG
- a CDS encoding S41 family peptidase: protein MRGRTVALLLVCAVLFSSLTTAAVIGDGGLLSQVTGSGGQETQGLDRNMDKLREAYGLIQSQYIGEVKEQQLIDGAIRGMVESLDDPYSTYMDKNMAKQFHTSLESSFQGIGAEVTMKNGRVTIVSPFKDSPAEKAGLRPEDQIHKVNGESLEGMDLNEAVEKIKGPKGSEAKLEVVRPGQSEVVKVTVIRDEIPIETVRSELMDDKVGHIEISQFSEDTAEEFTKQLKKLEEDGMKGLIIDVRGNPGGLLPAVLEIGEQLIPNEKVIMMTEDKSGNRVSYKSKLKEKKEYPIVILTDKGSASASEILAGALQEAGGYPVVGQTSFGKGTVQTAKDFQDGSNIKLTMAKWLTPEGNWINEKGIKPDVEVEMPDYYQATPPQSDQPLKRDMSDPQVRNLQLLLEGLGFRPGRTDGYFNEQTETAVKAFQKTHKLSMTGEVDEKTALQLQDAFIEMMRDPENDLQLRVGVETVKKEIK from the coding sequence ATGCGTGGACGTACAGTAGCCCTGCTGCTGGTGTGCGCCGTTCTTTTTAGCAGTCTAACTACGGCGGCGGTGATCGGTGATGGCGGGCTGCTTTCGCAGGTGACAGGCTCTGGCGGTCAAGAAACCCAAGGGCTTGATCGCAATATGGATAAGTTGAGAGAAGCATATGGATTGATCCAATCCCAATACATCGGCGAAGTGAAGGAACAGCAGCTCATTGACGGTGCCATCCGTGGGATGGTTGAGTCCCTGGACGATCCTTACTCCACTTATATGGATAAAAACATGGCCAAACAGTTTCACACTTCCCTTGAATCTTCTTTTCAGGGAATCGGAGCGGAAGTAACCATGAAAAATGGTCGGGTGACGATCGTTTCTCCATTTAAGGATTCACCGGCTGAAAAAGCGGGTTTGCGACCGGAAGATCAGATTCATAAAGTGAACGGGGAAAGCCTGGAAGGGATGGACCTAAACGAGGCTGTGGAGAAAATCAAAGGTCCAAAAGGTTCCGAGGCGAAGTTGGAAGTGGTACGCCCAGGACAGAGTGAAGTGGTTAAGGTGACGGTAATCAGAGACGAAATTCCGATTGAAACCGTTCGTTCTGAACTGATGGACGATAAAGTCGGACATATCGAGATATCCCAGTTTTCCGAGGATACCGCCGAAGAATTTACGAAACAGCTGAAGAAGTTGGAGGAAGACGGGATGAAAGGACTGATCATCGATGTCCGCGGTAATCCCGGCGGTTTATTGCCAGCTGTTCTGGAGATCGGAGAACAACTGATTCCCAATGAAAAAGTGATTATGATGACCGAAGATAAATCGGGTAATCGTGTCTCATACAAGTCGAAGCTAAAAGAGAAAAAAGAATATCCGATCGTGATTCTGACCGATAAAGGCTCCGCCAGCGCCTCAGAAATTTTAGCAGGCGCCTTGCAGGAAGCGGGTGGTTATCCGGTAGTCGGTCAAACCTCCTTCGGCAAGGGGACGGTCCAGACGGCCAAGGACTTTCAGGATGGTAGCAATATTAAGCTAACCATGGCAAAATGGTTAACTCCTGAAGGGAATTGGATCAACGAAAAAGGAATCAAACCGGATGTCGAGGTGGAGATGCCGGATTACTACCAAGCGACACCTCCACAATCGGACCAACCCTTGAAACGGGATATGTCAGATCCACAGGTACGCAATCTGCAATTATTGCTGGAAGGTCTCGGATTCCGTCCGGGTCGCACCGATGGATATTTTAACGAGCAGACGGAAACAGCGGTGAAAGCCTTCCAAAAGACCCACAAACTCTCGATGACGGGAGAGGTGGATGAAAAGACAGCACTCCAATTGCAGGATGCGTTTATTGAGATGATGCGGGATCCAGAAAACGATTTGCAATTGCGAGTGGGTGTAGAAACTGTTAAAAAAGAGATCAAGTAA
- a CDS encoding murein hydrolase activator EnvC family protein yields the protein MKRRILTGTVVLCLSVSLFPLGKAQAQTDAEKARDELKEIQGEKKELKSELDEIAEKLDNYEEEMDKVAQEIDKANREIEKSEDRLNEIQKELDQKDAFFRKRIRDMYIAGEMGNMNALLESRSLAEFLARFETLRLLVKQDYRLVDEVAKQKESELKQKRELAQLGKKKKNKVEEAEKAFDKLVALRQKNRTQLSQLESEEQIKESEVREMNLIAAKNGNFKYEGGSLSWPGDNRQITSPYGYRTHPVTGVYKLHTGLDIRAKMGDPIYAAADGVILESKPSSGYGWIIMIDHGSGLTTLYAHMYPNQVKVNKGDWVERGERIASVGSYGYSTGPHNHFEVRKNGQLQNPINFLK from the coding sequence ATGAAAAGGCGCATACTGACTGGTACCGTGGTTTTGTGCCTGAGCGTGAGCCTCTTTCCTTTGGGGAAGGCTCAAGCACAAACGGATGCGGAAAAAGCCCGTGATGAGTTGAAAGAGATTCAGGGAGAAAAAAAAGAGCTAAAAAGTGAGCTGGATGAAATCGCGGAAAAGCTGGACAATTATGAGGAAGAAATGGACAAGGTGGCACAAGAGATCGATAAAGCCAACCGCGAGATCGAAAAGTCCGAAGATCGCCTCAACGAGATCCAGAAGGAGTTGGACCAGAAAGATGCGTTTTTCCGCAAACGCATCCGCGATATGTACATTGCCGGGGAGATGGGCAATATGAACGCGCTGTTGGAATCCCGCTCTCTCGCTGAATTCTTGGCTCGTTTTGAGACGCTGCGCCTGCTGGTCAAGCAAGATTATCGCCTGGTGGATGAAGTAGCCAAGCAGAAAGAGTCGGAACTAAAGCAGAAACGGGAACTGGCGCAGTTGGGGAAAAAGAAGAAGAATAAGGTGGAAGAGGCGGAAAAAGCGTTTGACAAGCTGGTCGCCCTGCGCCAAAAAAATCGAACCCAACTCTCCCAGCTTGAATCAGAAGAGCAGATCAAGGAGTCAGAGGTACGAGAAATGAACTTGATCGCCGCTAAGAACGGCAATTTCAAGTATGAAGGCGGCTCTCTGAGCTGGCCCGGCGACAACCGGCAAATCACTTCTCCCTACGGATATCGTACTCATCCCGTCACAGGCGTATATAAACTTCACACTGGCCTCGACATTCGCGCCAAAATGGGTGATCCCATCTATGCCGCCGCCGATGGTGTAATATTGGAAAGCAAGCCGTCTTCGGGATATGGTTGGATCATTATGATCGATCATGGTAGTGGGTTGACCACCCTGTATGCCCATATGTACCCCAACCAGGTGAAGGTGAACAAAGGCGATTGGGTGGAGAGAGGAGAGCGGATTGCCAGTGTCGGCAGTTACGGCTACTCTACCGGTCCCCATAATCACTTTGAAGTCCGCAAAAACGGTCAGTTGCAAAATCCGATCAACTTCCTAAAATAA